From the genome of Bordetella sp. H567, one region includes:
- a CDS encoding TRAP transporter permease gives MTTAAHPEAPVVVDDEALRKAEEYIEQEEGAANRLTGPLGAFVAVVAVAMSLFHLYAAYAIVPTQILRPVHVAFVLFLCFVVFPVSPRFRHRVMAWDWALALLAIAIVVYLIMGGDDFTDRNTRPQPLDVFFGATLILLVMEAMRRTIGWILPVICICFLLYAFLGPYLPHPWTHRGYSIARLVGFMYMTLEGIFGVAVDVASSLIILFTIFGAFLQLSGAGRFYIDFSFSAMGGKPAGAGRTVVLASFLLGGPSGSGVATTVTLGTVAWPMLAKVGYARDAAGGLLAAGGLGAIISPPVMGAAAFIIAEFLKISYLDVLLMAVIPTLLFYLALFLMVEIDVRKYGMSRTVFAKVDTVWNLTRHYWFHFLSLISIVVFMLIGFSPVLSVFWAIIVAFVASFLRADTAMISYDLFRGRGPAAPLLLRSPLVEALRTGSIGMLGVGATCAGAGIIVGVVTLTGLGLKFSGIVIDYAAGSLLLTAVYTSLVVWIIGLAVPVTASYIICAVIAAPALIKLGVPDYAAHMFIFYYAVLSEVSPPTALSPFAAAAITGADPYRTTMQCWKYTVPAFLVPFIFVLAPSGQSLLLMGSAKALASESFWEIAEVTFTAAAGIFALAAGFQGWLLVKTSALQRAMFIVAGFALVYPGPVSNGLGFALVVIALGMQWRGLRRDGHAGGPGHKRDGAAAG, from the coding sequence ATGACCACTGCAGCACATCCGGAGGCGCCCGTCGTCGTCGATGACGAGGCGCTGCGCAAGGCCGAGGAATACATCGAGCAGGAAGAAGGGGCCGCCAACCGCTTGACCGGGCCGCTCGGTGCCTTCGTGGCCGTCGTGGCAGTGGCCATGTCGCTCTTCCACTTGTATGCCGCCTACGCGATCGTGCCGACGCAGATACTGCGCCCCGTGCACGTCGCCTTCGTGCTGTTCCTGTGCTTCGTGGTGTTTCCCGTGTCGCCGCGCTTCCGGCATCGCGTGATGGCATGGGACTGGGCGCTGGCGCTGCTGGCCATCGCCATCGTCGTGTACCTGATCATGGGGGGCGACGACTTCACCGACCGCAACACACGCCCGCAGCCCTTGGACGTCTTCTTCGGCGCCACGTTGATCCTGCTGGTCATGGAAGCCATGCGCCGCACCATAGGCTGGATTCTTCCCGTGATCTGCATCTGCTTTCTACTGTATGCCTTCCTGGGCCCCTACTTGCCGCACCCCTGGACGCATCGCGGCTACAGCATCGCCAGGCTGGTCGGTTTTATGTACATGACACTGGAAGGCATCTTCGGCGTGGCGGTGGATGTCGCGTCATCGCTGATCATCCTGTTCACGATCTTCGGCGCCTTCCTGCAGCTGTCGGGCGCGGGACGCTTCTATATCGACTTTTCGTTCTCGGCCATGGGCGGCAAGCCGGCGGGCGCGGGGCGCACCGTGGTGCTGGCGTCCTTCCTGCTGGGCGGGCCGTCCGGCTCGGGCGTGGCGACCACGGTCACGCTGGGAACGGTGGCCTGGCCCATGCTGGCCAAGGTCGGCTATGCGCGCGACGCCGCCGGCGGCCTGCTGGCGGCCGGCGGACTGGGCGCCATCATCTCGCCGCCCGTCATGGGGGCGGCGGCCTTCATCATCGCCGAGTTCCTGAAGATCTCGTACCTGGACGTGCTGTTGATGGCGGTCATCCCGACGTTGCTGTTCTACCTGGCGCTGTTCCTGATGGTGGAGATCGACGTACGCAAGTACGGCATGAGCCGCACCGTGTTCGCCAAGGTCGATACGGTGTGGAACCTGACGCGCCACTACTGGTTCCACTTCCTGTCGCTGATATCCATCGTGGTGTTCATGCTGATCGGGTTTTCGCCGGTGCTATCGGTATTCTGGGCCATCATCGTCGCCTTCGTGGCCAGCTTCCTGCGCGCCGACACGGCGATGATCTCCTACGACCTGTTCCGCGGTCGCGGCCCGGCGGCTCCGCTGCTGCTGCGCTCGCCCCTGGTGGAAGCGCTGCGCACGGGATCGATCGGCATGCTGGGCGTGGGCGCCACCTGCGCGGGCGCGGGCATCATCGTCGGCGTGGTCACCCTGACGGGGCTGGGCCTGAAGTTCAGCGGCATCGTGATCGACTACGCTGCCGGCTCGCTGCTGCTCACCGCCGTCTACACCTCGCTGGTGGTGTGGATCATCGGGCTGGCCGTGCCGGTGACCGCGTCGTACATCATCTGCGCCGTCATCGCCGCGCCCGCGCTGATCAAGCTGGGTGTGCCGGACTATGCGGCGCATATGTTCATCTTCTATTACGCGGTGCTGTCGGAGGTCTCGCCGCCCACCGCGCTATCGCCCTTCGCGGCGGCGGCCATCACGGGGGCCGACCCCTACCGCACGACGATGCAATGCTGGAAATACACCGTACCGGCCTTCCTGGTGCCCTTCATCTTCGTGCTGGCGCCCAGTGGGCAAAGCCTGCTGCTGATGGGATCGGCGAAGGCCTTGGCGTCCGAGAGCTTCTGGGAAATCGCCGAAGTTACCTTCACCGCCGCGGCGGGGATCTTCGCGTTGGCGGCGGGCTTCCAGGGCTGGCTCCTCGTCAAGACTTCGGCCCTGCAACGCGCCATGTTCATCGTGGCGGGATTCGCGCTGGTGTATCCGGGGCCGGTATCCAACGGCCTGGGCTTCGCGCTCGTCGTGATTGCACTGGGCATGCAGTGGCGGGGGTTGCGCCGGGACGGTCATGCGGGCGGGCCGGGGCACAAGCGGGATGGGGCGGCGGCCGGGTAG
- a CDS encoding copper resistance protein B has translation MTRARYLPRRAPRSLCRAAAVLAIVSATLQPAATARAQPAAAPAPPAGTLPTSDGTTSQPYASYGIMPHMMDDAIITHLDIEKLEFMRDRDDRDGLRWDAEFWAGTDRDKLWLKSEGDHARGDTAGRAQAYWSHAISPFWDAQLGARRDFGAGPARTWMGLGLQGTAPYGIETELTVYAGTEGRTALALKATYDLLLTQRLILAPEVEANAYGKDDARRNIGSGLSDATFSLRLRYEVTREVAPYVGVSFGRKFGDTARYAQAEGDSRSDRAILAGVRIRF, from the coding sequence ATGACGCGGGCAAGGTACCTACCCCGCCGCGCGCCGCGATCGCTGTGCCGGGCGGCGGCCGTGCTGGCCATCGTATCGGCCACCCTGCAGCCCGCGGCCACGGCACGGGCGCAACCGGCCGCGGCGCCCGCGCCGCCCGCCGGCACGCTGCCCACCAGCGATGGCACCACGTCACAGCCCTACGCTTCCTACGGCATCATGCCGCATATGATGGACGACGCGATCATCACGCATCTGGACATCGAAAAGCTGGAGTTCATGCGTGACCGCGACGACCGCGACGGCCTTCGGTGGGACGCCGAATTCTGGGCTGGCACGGACCGCGACAAGCTGTGGCTCAAGAGCGAAGGGGACCACGCGCGCGGCGATACGGCCGGCCGGGCGCAAGCCTACTGGAGCCACGCCATATCGCCATTCTGGGACGCGCAGCTGGGCGCCCGCCGCGACTTCGGCGCCGGGCCGGCACGCACATGGATGGGCCTGGGCCTGCAGGGTACCGCGCCCTACGGCATCGAAACCGAGTTGACAGTCTATGCCGGAACCGAGGGCCGCACCGCGCTCGCGCTGAAGGCGACATACGATCTGCTGCTCACCCAGCGGCTGATCCTGGCGCCGGAAGTCGAAGCCAACGCCTACGGCAAGGACGACGCACGGCGCAACATCGGCAGCGGCCTGTCCGACGCCACGTTCTCGCTGCGCCTGCGCTACGAGGTCACCCGGGAAGTCGCTCCTTACGTCGGCGTTTCCTTCGGCCGCAAGTTTGGCGACACGGCCCGCTACGCACAGGCCGAAGGCGACAGCCGGTCGGACCGCGCGATCCTGGCGGGCGTCCGCATCCGCTTCTGA
- a CDS encoding cytochrome P450 has translation MNLQDLSSPEFYRDPYPLYEKIRARGKLFNVAPHILMTGHYDMIDAILVDRRMGKGYMESIRARYGEEGASQPIFQGLARMFLMMNPPTHTRLRALLMKAFDARRVDNLRQVCQEVADELIDAFPTSQAFDLVPAYSQPLPVRIICRLLDIPVEDADMLERDVSQLVQALEAAPLAAPALEKVNAAMRNVEDYFRRVVDARRGEPGDDLISVLLSVEEDGQGLTQDEIISNVILLFVAGHETTANMIGNALIALHQHPDQLRLLEQQPALLPRAINECMRYDSSVQFITRMALEDTEAGGIALPKGSIVFMSLGAANRDPGQFADPDRLLIERAESGNRLIAFGGGIHYCLGARLAAMELQIGLGTLLARLPGMRLVDLDALQWRKRNTVRGVEALVVTA, from the coding sequence ATGAATCTGCAGGACCTGTCTTCCCCCGAGTTCTACCGCGATCCCTACCCGCTGTACGAGAAAATCCGCGCGCGCGGCAAGCTGTTCAATGTCGCGCCCCATATCCTGATGACCGGTCATTACGACATGATCGACGCCATCCTGGTGGACCGCCGCATGGGCAAGGGCTATATGGAAAGCATCCGCGCCCGCTATGGGGAAGAGGGGGCCAGCCAGCCGATTTTCCAGGGCCTGGCGCGCATGTTCCTGATGATGAACCCGCCCACCCATACGCGGCTGCGCGCCCTGCTGATGAAGGCCTTCGACGCCCGCCGGGTGGACAACCTGCGGCAGGTTTGCCAGGAAGTCGCCGATGAGCTGATCGACGCCTTCCCCACGTCCCAGGCTTTCGATCTGGTGCCCGCCTATAGCCAGCCCCTGCCGGTGCGCATCATCTGCCGTCTGCTGGATATCCCCGTGGAAGACGCCGATATGCTGGAGCGCGACGTGAGCCAGCTGGTGCAGGCGCTGGAGGCCGCGCCCCTGGCGGCGCCGGCCCTGGAGAAGGTCAACGCGGCGATGCGCAACGTCGAGGATTACTTCCGGCGGGTGGTGGACGCGCGGCGCGGGGAGCCCGGGGACGATTTGATTTCCGTGCTGCTGTCCGTGGAAGAGGACGGCCAGGGGCTGACGCAAGACGAAATCATATCGAACGTGATCCTGCTGTTCGTGGCGGGGCACGAGACGACGGCCAACATGATCGGGAATGCGCTGATCGCGCTGCATCAGCATCCGGACCAGTTGCGGCTGCTCGAACAGCAGCCGGCGCTGCTGCCCAGGGCCATCAACGAGTGCATGCGCTATGACAGCTCGGTGCAGTTCATCACGCGGATGGCGCTGGAGGACACCGAGGCCGGCGGGATCGCGCTGCCCAAGGGCTCGATCGTGTTCATGAGCCTGGGCGCGGCCAATCGCGATCCAGGTCAATTCGCCGATCCGGATCGATTGCTCATCGAACGGGCGGAAAGCGGTAATCGCTTGATTGCCTTTGGCGGTGGGATCCATTACTGCCTGGGGGCGCGGCTGGCGGCGATGGAATTGCAGATCGGCTTGGGGACCTTGCTGGCGCGCCTGCCCGGGATGAGGCTGGTGGACCTGGATGCCTTGCAATGGCGCAAGCGCAATACCGTGCGCGGGGTGGAGGCGCTGGTCGTCACGGCCTGA
- a CDS encoding TAXI family TRAP transporter solute-binding subunit — protein sequence MKTPFVRFALLLCLVVVGSLAFTPAHAQNISIATGGTGGVYYPIGGGIAALLSKKVPGMEATAEVTGGSVDNLKLIDGDPSYIGMSMSDAAQDAYRGQDKFKGGKVPLRTLMIMYPNRMHVVTVQGKGIETMADLKGKRVSTGAPGSATEVMAFRLLEAAGLDKDKDVKRERLSVAESVNAIKDNKIDAFFWVGGLPTAAVTDLANTPGTTLKMIDNADLVPAMNKKYGNLYVEDTIPKSTYRGMDKDNKQATVMNILVANEKMPDQTAYNIVKTIFESRDELIAVHKDTADFKLENQKSAATPVPFHPGAVKYYKERGFGVD from the coding sequence ATGAAAACCCCGTTCGTGCGGTTTGCCTTGCTGCTGTGCCTAGTCGTCGTCGGTTCGCTGGCCTTCACGCCCGCTCATGCGCAGAACATCTCCATCGCCACCGGCGGCACGGGCGGGGTGTACTACCCCATCGGCGGAGGCATCGCCGCCCTGTTGTCCAAGAAAGTTCCCGGCATGGAAGCCACCGCTGAAGTTACCGGCGGCTCCGTCGACAACCTGAAGCTGATCGACGGCGATCCCTCCTATATCGGCATGAGCATGTCCGACGCCGCGCAGGATGCGTATCGCGGCCAGGACAAATTCAAAGGCGGCAAGGTGCCGCTGCGCACGCTGATGATCATGTATCCCAACCGCATGCACGTGGTGACGGTGCAGGGCAAGGGCATCGAGACCATGGCGGACCTGAAGGGCAAGCGCGTGTCCACCGGCGCGCCGGGCAGCGCCACCGAAGTCATGGCCTTCCGGCTGCTGGAGGCGGCCGGCCTGGACAAGGACAAGGACGTGAAGCGCGAACGCCTGAGCGTGGCCGAATCGGTCAACGCCATCAAGGACAACAAGATCGACGCCTTCTTCTGGGTCGGCGGCCTGCCCACCGCCGCGGTCACCGACCTGGCCAATACGCCGGGCACGACGCTGAAGATGATCGACAACGCCGACCTGGTTCCGGCGATGAACAAGAAGTACGGCAATCTGTACGTCGAGGACACCATTCCCAAGAGCACGTACCGCGGCATGGACAAGGACAATAAACAGGCCACCGTCATGAACATCCTGGTCGCCAACGAAAAAATGCCCGACCAGACCGCGTACAACATCGTCAAGACCATCTTCGAAAGCCGCGACGAGCTGATCGCCGTCCACAAGGACACGGCCGACTTCAAGCTGGAGAACCAGAAGTCCGCCGCCACGCCGGTGCCTTTCCATCCGGGCGCGGTCAAGTACTACAAGGAACGCGGCTTCGGCGTCGACTGA